The Chryseobacterium sp. JV274 sequence TTCATGAGTTACTGTTCTTCCTAAGTTGAACGGAGCGGAAGCACCGGTTTTTCCTATATACTGATAACCTATTACAAGACCGTCATACCATTGTCCTGCATTTTCCGGGTAATAAGCATATCCTAAAGTTCCTGGTTGGTTATTTTCGTCAAGTATTGAATTCACAACCCATATATTCATGTTTTTAGTCACATCAGTAGCATCAATACCACCTGTGCTTGCCTTTTTCATTTGTTCAAGATCAGATCTCCAGCCTGTTTTTGTACTTTGTTTACGATTGGTAGCAACTAATTTGAATCGGATTTTTACATCTCCTGCCGCTGAAGGCTGAAATGCCGAAGGAATTTTATTGATGTCAGAATTGGTAGCACCATAATCAGCATTCAGTACAGCAATTTGTTCAGCGATTCTTGCATCGGAAACATTTTGAGCGGAAGTGTTGTAAATTACATTAAAAACCACCGGAATCTCAACAGTTCCATCTGCAAGAACTTTTCCCAATTTAAGGTTTTCAGTAAATCTTTCAGTACTGAACTCAATGTCAGCCATTTTTTGCTTTAGCGCAGGATTTTTCAGAAGCATTGCCTGTCTTATTCCTTCTGAAGGACAGCTTCTTTTAAGAGCACTTGGAGCGGAGGTTTCCTGATCCAGGGGCGCTTCATTTTGATTACTTAAGTTGTCAGTGTTACATGCCGACATAAAGCCCAGAACCAGAGCTCCGAATAAGAATTTTTTCATATCGTTATAATATAATTTGGTTGAGGTTGTGAAATTATATTATTTGAAATTGATATGCAAATTATTTTGTAAAATATTTGATAAATGTTTATTCAATGGTTATTTTAGTTGCGTTTATTGTAACTTAATTTAACTTTTATTGAATTTTAATTAATTTAATTAATTTGTTTTATATTTCACGCTTAAGTGTGTTTTTTAAGTGTAAATAATTTTATATTCTACATAATTTGTAGGATATTATTCTTTAAAAATTTGTCCATGGAAATATCTTAAAAAACATAATTAAAGCCATATGTTTCTTCCATTATTTTGTTTTTTTTACTGAATTATTTGTTTTTAAAGAAATAACTTAAGCTTATTTCAGGCTTTTTATGTGAATAAATTGCCTGAGCTACTACATAGAATCGTATTTCTGAATTTTAATCTAGAAGATGGGTACAAAAAAATCTATCCCGTTTTGTGGGATAGATTTTAAAATATAAGTAAAAAAGATGTTTTAATTAATATACTCTCAACCCGGATCTTGCTCCTGAAGAGGCCACTACAGACTGCATTCTTGTTTTTTGCCCTGATGAGAACATGAACATAGCTGCGTCATCTACATAATCCATATAGTTCATAAACATTACAGATCTTTGTACACCGCTGCAAGTATTGTATAGAGGATAAGAAGGCTTTCCGTAATTTGCTGTAGTTTGTGTAGGAGTATCACTTACCAGGTCATTTCCGCAATTAGCATCTCCCCAGATGTGTCTTAAGTTTAAATAATGTCCTACTTCATGGGTTGCTGTTCTTCCCAGATTGAAAGGCGAAGATGCACCGGTTTTTCCAAAATATGGAGCAGCAATTACAACACCGTCATTCCAGAGACCTGCAGATTCAGGGAAAGTTGCATATCCGAGAATTGTACGTCCCTGACTGGTCATTTTGCCTACCACCCATAAATTTAAATAATTAGTAGGATTAGTTGCGTCAATTCCTCCTTTAGAGGCTTTTTTCATATCATCATTGGTAGCCCAGCTGGTTTTTGAAGTAGATTTTCTAACAGTATTCACCAGTCTGAATTTTACTTTCGTGTCACCAGAACTTACAGTTTGGAATTCGGTTGGAATTTTGCTGGCATCACTGTTGGTGCCGGAATAATCAGCATTTAATACCGCAATTTGCTCAGCAATTCTTGCGTCAGAAACGTTTTCAGCTGTAGTTTTGTAGATGACATTCATTACAACTGGAATTTCTACAGTACCATCAGCTAGAACTTTTCCAAACTTTATATCATTGGCGAATTTTTCTGTATTGGTTTCTAATGCTGCAAATCTTTGCTGAAGTTCAGGACTTTTTTTCAAGGCTTCCTGTCTGATTTCCTCAGAAGCACAGCCTCTTTGAGCAAAGCCTGCTGTAGTTACTGCTTCGTCAGTTGTGTTTTCATTTTGATTGGTGATGTTGTCATTGTTACATGCAGACATTACACTGAGCATAAGAGCTCCAAATAATAGTTTTTTCATATCAAAAATCATTTAGGTTGAGGATGTGAAAATATATTATTTAAAATTGATATGCAAATGTTTTTTAAATTTATTTATTAAATCAATATGTATTACTGTGTTTTATTGATTTTAATTTATAATTATATTGAATGTTTTAAATTTTAATCAATTTCGTATGGTTTATTAGCGCATTTTATGGTTTTGTGTTTTTTTAAAGAATAAATTTCGCTTAAATTTATTTTTTTAAGAATTTTCTCGTGATTAAAGTTTAGTTTGCAAAGCCATTTTTAATAGCGAAAACAGCGAGCCCAACACGGGTTTTCAAATCCAGCTTTTCACAAAGCTGATCGCGGTAGCTTTCTACTGTTCTTGGGCTGCAGCACATTCTGTCTGCAATTTCCTTATAGCTGAGTTCTGTTACGGTGTACTTTAGAAATTCTTTTTCTCTGTCAGAAATTCTTACGGCAATTTCAGTTTCTGATTCTTTATTAAGATTAGAGAAAATAATTTTTGATGCCCAGTCCGGATAAAAGAAGCCATCACTGTTCAATCGGGTAAGAGCTGTTTCCAGATCTCTTGGGTGTGTGTTTTTTAGTAGATAGCCTTTTGCACCGCTTTTGATCATTTTAATCACGCTGTTGTCATCTCCCTGCATACTAAGCGCCATGATTTTAATACCGGGGTGATTTTTTGTAAGCCAGGCAGCGGTTTCAAAACCATCCATAATCGGCATACTGATGTCTAAAAGAATAATATCAGGAATTGAATTGCCTTCTTCAAGTTTTTGGATGAGGTCTTTTCCGTTTTCGCATACATAGATTACTTCAAATTCATTGAAATTTCCAATAATCCCTTCCAGAGCCTTAGCTATAAGTATATGATCGTCAACAATTACAATAGATTTCTTCATGACTGTTTTTTTAAGATAATATTGAGTTGGGTTCCCGTATTTTCATGGCTTTCCATGTGAAAACTGGCTCCTATGATTTCTGCTCTGTTTTTCATATTGGTAAGACCTATTCCGTTGGACTTAATCTGCGAAGTATCAAATCCGGTTCCGTCATCACGAATATTAAGTTCCCAAAGGATATCT is a genomic window containing:
- a CDS encoding zinc metalloprotease: MKKFLFGALVLGFMSACNTDNLSNQNEAPLDQETSAPSALKRSCPSEGIRQAMLLKNPALKQKMADIEFSTERFTENLKLGKVLADGTVEIPVVFNVIYNTSAQNVSDARIAEQIAVLNADYGATNSDINKIPSAFQPSAAGDVKIRFKLVATNRKQSTKTGWRSDLEQMKKASTGGIDATDVTKNMNIWVVNSILDENNQPGTLGYAYYPENAGQWYDGLVIGYQYIGKTGASAPFNLGRTVTHEVGHYLNLPHLWGSSDTGCQTDYSNDTPISPGPNYGNPTYPLNRICGGVSRSQMFMNYMDYVDDKSMVMFSANQKTRMQAVVAASGPRSGLR
- a CDS encoding zinc metalloprotease, whose amino-acid sequence is MKKLLFGALMLSVMSACNNDNITNQNENTTDEAVTTAGFAQRGCASEEIRQEALKKSPELQQRFAALETNTEKFANDIKFGKVLADGTVEIPVVMNVIYKTTAENVSDARIAEQIAVLNADYSGTNSDASKIPTEFQTVSSGDTKVKFRLVNTVRKSTSKTSWATNDDMKKASKGGIDATNPTNYLNLWVVGKMTSQGRTILGYATFPESAGLWNDGVVIAAPYFGKTGASSPFNLGRTATHEVGHYLNLRHIWGDANCGNDLVSDTPTQTTANYGKPSYPLYNTCSGVQRSVMFMNYMDYVDDAAMFMFSSGQKTRMQSVVASSGARSGLRVY
- a CDS encoding response regulator transcription factor; translated protein: MKKSIVIVDDHILIAKALEGIIGNFNEFEVIYVCENGKDLIQKLEEGNSIPDIILLDISMPIMDGFETAAWLTKNHPGIKIMALSMQGDDNSVIKMIKSGAKGYLLKNTHPRDLETALTRLNSDGFFYPDWASKIIFSNLNKESETEIAVRISDREKEFLKYTVTELSYKEIADRMCCSPRTVESYRDQLCEKLDLKTRVGLAVFAIKNGFAN